GGGGACAGCTTGCCGAAGGCTCCCCTGGCTGCGAGTTCACGGCAGAAGTGGGATGGGGACAGGGGATGCCCTGCCTTCCAGCCCCCCACCTGCCATCTTCCTGGGTCCGGTCAGGAAGCAGGTCAGAGGCACCTGTGATGTTCACCCGGGGACAGCAGCCTTGTCTCTCTCTCGCCTTGTGCAGATCTTCGCATCCCCTTGATGTGGAAGGACACAGAATATTTCAAGCACAAGGGGGGTAAGTTCTTCTTGGTGGTACATCTCATGGGGGGGGATTGCCACCAGCTCTTGGTGTGAACAGTCCTGCACTTTCCCTGCCCAGACTTGCACCGCTGTGCCGTGTTCTGCCTGCTACAGCTCGGTACAGAAATCTACGACACGGAGATGGTGCTGGTCGACCGGACACTGACCGATATCTGCTTCGAGAGCTCTGTCCTCTTGTGAGTTCCTGGCCCGCCCCTTCCTATGGGACTGGCGCCTCTTCACTGCCCAGCAGTGATGAACCTTTCCAGTCTTCTGCAGGAATTGCACCCCCGCCCAGCTGCTTTCCCAGCAGGCCACAGCAGGTGCCCCCCGCAGACCAGGGGGTGGAGTGCTTCTTCTTGGCGGTGCTTCTGAGAGTGCCTCCCTGACACATTCTGTCTCCTCAGCACGGAGGCGGGCCCAGACTTTGAGCTGAAAGTGGAGCTGTACAGCGCAGGCCTGGAGGAGGACTCGGCCCTCAGCAGCACCCCGAAGAAACTTGCCAGCCGCCTGAGCAGCTCCCTGGGGCGCTCCTCTGGGAAACGGGTGCGAGCAGCCCTGGAAGGAGGGGTGCCGTGCAGTCCCGTCAGCCACGGAGGGAGCGGCCCGTGGCTGCTGCCAGCCCCCAGTGTGCCGTGAGTACCTGGCCTCTTCCTCCCCTGGCTGGTGGCATGTGGGACCCCCCTGCCCTCCAGCTCTGCTCTCACCAGCTCTGCTTCCGCTCTGTCCTAGGGGGCCCAAGTACCACCTGTTGGCATGCACAACCCTGCACTTGGCACATGTCCAGGATGCATTCCGCACCCATGACCTCATCGTCACTGGCAACGGTACTCATGCCCAGGCAGTggaggggtggagggtgggggccGAGCGCGTCTTGGGCCTGAGGACAAGGGAAGCTCCATGCTGTGCCCCACTTGCCACCATCCTAGCGGCAGTCCATTGCTGGTCCTGGGGACCCTGGCAGTGAATGACACGGTGGCTCTTCAGGGCACAGGGTGGGCATGGCAAGGCCTCACCGCTCCTTGGGCTGGGGGTGTGACTGGCGGCTTTGCTGCCCGACTCCTGGGAGTTGGAGTTTCCGCTCCAGGAGATGAGCAGTGCGCAGTGCTGCACCCTTCAGGGCCCCTGCCTGGCacccacccttctcctcctctctctggCGTCTCCCAGAGGACAGCACCTTCTGGCTGCCCCTCTACGGCAGCGTCTGTTGTCGCTTGGCAGCCCAGCCCAACTGCATGGTCCACCAGATGATGTGTGGCTTCCTCAAGGTGCAGGTGAGTGCTTTGCTGGGGGGGGCAGTTTAGAAGGCCagaacgcggggggggggggaagctggaacAAAGAGCCACAAGGGTGAATGAAGACCTTTTCTGCCAGCAGTGCCATCCTGCTCACTGTGCTGTGTTAGCACTCCTCAGCCCGCTTCTGCCAACGCTATCTGCCACTTCACGCCCATCCACAGCAGCTGTGGAAGGTTCCTCCCCCACGGCTGCCCTGCCCAGCTCCTCACCCAGGTGGTTCCACTTCAGTGTGGCCCATGCAGCCCCAGCACCAACAGCCAGAAACTGAATGGCGACCCAGTGGAACCCTGCCAGCCCTTCCCAGCCCTTCCCCCCTTGGAGAGACCCCAGGTGGGCAGGGAACCGAGGCTGAGCCTGCAGCAAGGGCAGCACTTGGGCCTCCTTGGCCCGGATGAGCAGTTGGGCATTCAGAGATGGAGTGGTGGAGAGTTCCCTCTTCACAAGGCTTGGGACTGGCTGTGGGCAGCCTGACCTGAGGCCTGCCACCTGCCTCTCCGTATGGCCCCTTTCTGTACCTGTTACAGGGCAGTGTCTGTGGAGcctggaggaaaggcaggggaggggggcaggacaagAGGCTGGCGAGGGGCATCCAGCACATGCCTCCAACCACCCCTTCCCCCTTGTCTTTGCAGCAGGGAGAGCAGCAGAGCTGGGCAAGGTTGTTCTGCCTCCTGCGTGGATCCAACCTCTTCTGCTACCGACACCCCAAGGAGGCTGAAACCCAGGAGGAGCCGGCACTCACCATTGCCATCAACAAGGTGCGGGGGCCCAAGAGGGGAGCCTGGAGGTTGGCTGGCAGCTcccactgctgccagtcagtggtcCTGGTCCAAACACTGGGGCTCACCCTGTCTGGCCTCCTGCTGCAGACTGAAgcacttgcctctctctctctctgttactgCGGTGGTCAGAATGGTCCCTCGTGCCCAGGTTCACTCCTCTGAGAGGCCAGGTGGTGGCCAAGGCTAGCAGGGGTTCATGGAACTTGGTGGGCTCTGGCCCCATTTGGCCTCTCTTGTGGGTCCCTGAGATATGCACTAGGGGCCCGTGGCATCAGGGGTGGCACAGTCCAGACCTCCCCTTTCCACTGCTATATCCTCTTACATGTCTCTAAATTCTGGGGAAATGATGTCCTCTTCTGCCCACATGCCACCTCCACACGGGAGATCCTTGTTGCCAGTTTAGCTGGCTTTGCTGATCTGTTTGCATTCTTCAGCAGGGACATCTTTTCAGAGTTGCCCCCTCTCCTCACACTCACCAAGCACACGCACACTCTTGAGAAACTCCCTGAGAGGTTCTGCCCAGGGAATTAAGCACAAGCCCAGGGGAGGGAGCCTCTTTGCGCCAGAGACAAGATGTGGCAGGTAAAGGCTGTCGCAGGTGCTGCTGGGACATCCGGAATTGATGCTCAAGCAGCGCCCGTGCTGCTGGCTATCTCCCAGTCAGGTTGTTTTTCTGGTGAACTTGGGCTGAtcagaatcgggggggggggtggagatctTCCATATCTACTGCTGGCAGGTCAGCCCAGGAGCCCTTTTTGCTCCTCTCTGCACATGCAGGAGACCCGCATCCGGTCCGTTGAGAAGGACCCCAAGAATCGCTTGCACAGCATGTCAGTCACAAACCACTATGGGGGTGAGGAAGTGACCCACACATTGCTGGCAGAGACCCGGGCTGAGACTCAGCGCTGGATGGAAGCGTTTTGGCAGCACTTTTATGACATGAGTGAGTGGAGGCAGGACAGGGCATTGGGGTCACTGGGGGCCTACATGGGAagagggctggaggagggtgCTCCAATTCCCCACTCTTTGAACTGGCCCTCCAGGCCTggatcccagccccctccccttcccactgcCAGCTGTGGGGAGCAGAAGGGTTTGTGCCTTGAAGTGGGCACTGGGTACCCCAGCCAGTATGGGGCAGTGAGTGTGGGGCAGAAGGACGGCTGTGCTGTGGGGGATGGGTTTGGAGCCCCACCTCACCCCTGGGGAGATCCACTTGGTAGGGAGTCCCTTTAGTCACAGGACAGGCCTTCTGTCTTGAGTCTCTaaatgtgtgcatttgttttaaacaaacatAGAAATGGCGGTGGAGAGGTGCCCCATGCACAggctcagggggggggggaattaaggaTATGGATTCAAATGCTTgttgggtgtccttgggccagctGCTTAACCCAGAAGCCCAGGGCAGCTGTAAGAACAGAAGTCTGTCCTTCTGCGGATGGGGGGTGGTggtctgctgccctgagctccctggggAAAGGGCAGATCCCAAAATAATATGAAAATGGCCAGGCGTCAGAGAGGGGTTGGTGCTTTTTGCAGCCACCCTGCTAATGGTTTTTGTAGTCTTTTCTAATACTTTGCAGTTGTATTTATTATTGCTTCAGTGCTATCCTGGGCTGCAGTCCcacacacatttacctggggcccactgaactcaggttttcttctgagtaaatatgtgcaGGAGTGCACCTGTTGGCACAACCCAGCTGGGCAGTGTTCCCATTCTGGTGTCCTGCACAAGTGTGGTTGGGATTAGATAGGGTGCTGCTGCAGATGCACAAAGCGACCACCAGAGGGCACCAGAATTTCATTGTACCTTGGCAGTCCCCATCCCCTCAGGAGAGTGGGGAGAGCCCTGGTgcatgtcactcccccccccttctgcctttCCCCCTACAGGCCAGTGGAAGCAGTGCTGTGATGAACTCATGAAGGTGGAGGCGCCATTGCCACGGCGtcctgcaggcctgctggccaaACAGGGTTCCTTGTACCACGAGATGGGTGAGGAAGTGCTGGGGGGTCCTGGAGAGGGGATTGGGGGACCCTCTGGGGGCAGCCGGTGCCAGGTCCTGCTCCCACTCCAGGTGTCCCACCCCttagaaagggggggggctcAGAGAGAAACcagctgccccacccctgcctggGGGTCTCAGTACACTTGTGCGGCTCAGGGGTTCAACTCTGGTACACGTGGCCCTAGAGGTCCAACTCAAGGGATGAGGTGGACGCGGAAGCTGCACTTTCCCATTTGGCCACAAGGGGGAACTGAGTCTCCCGACAGGCCTGTCTCAGGGAAAGCCAACAGAAGTGACCTTCTTCATGGACTTCTGGCCCCACACCTGCTCAGACCCACCGCCCAGTGACCTCCCCCCTTGTCCTTGGGAACTTCTCTGCATTAGAAAAGACGTTCAGTGCATGAAAGGGGTAGGGGGAGCAAACCCTGAAACCCCCCTAGTCTGGTGAGGTGGGGGCTTGCAGTCGCTTTGCAGGGTGGCCTCTTATGGGGAGCCTCCCCCTTCTGTGCCCCTTCTTCAGACTGCCTGTCTCTGGGGCCCTGTCTTGCTCTCTGGGAACCTGGGCCCCAGCCCCACATCTTGCTTGTCCCCACCGTCCAACTCTGTGTCTGTAACTGTGTGctctcctcctgcctctctctgcaCGTCTACATTCTCTGTCTCCCCCTCTCTGtcctgtctccccaccccaccccagcgcTCTCTGGCTCTGTGGGGCCACCCTCCAACTGCGAGGGGCTCCTGTTGCAGGACAACGCCGTCTCTGCGGAGATTCGGGCTCTGCTGTCCTCGTATTACAGTGACAGGTGAAGTAGCCCCACCCAGTGGCGGAGTAGGGGGCTCAAGAGACCTGCCCCCCTGATGAGagcttgtgggggaggagggcaggagaatGGCTTGGCTGAGGCAAGGGCTTCATCTCGGGAGGAGGCGGGGGCTGCCAGTGGCAGGAAATGGGTTGGCGGCGCTGGTGGGGGGGCTTCAAGAGTATCTCCAGCACTTCCCACAGCCATGGGGAGCACTTCGTTTCTTGGCCAGTTCCTGGAATGCTGCCACGTCCTTGGTGGGGCCACAGTCAAACGAGGGGCAGCTTCACACAGGCCCCCCTGCCTTATGCGTGCATCCTTGCAACCCCACCCCCAAGTTCTTTGGGAAGATTCTCTGGTCTCCTTGAGAAGACAGATCTCCTGCAAGGCCTTTCTGGTGTCTCCTCTGGTCTCTGGCTGATTCGTagaaactgggaggggggacagaTGTGTGGGCTGAGCTCTCCTAGTCCTTGCACCCCAAGTGGCAATCCCACTCCTCAAGGATGCAATGCCGCAACTCTCCCTTCTTCTCTCCAGCTATTGAGCCAGGGGACGACATCGAAGCAGTGACGGAGATCCTGGCCCGCCGGGTTTCAGGCTTGGGGCACCCCGCATGGCTCGCACTCTTCGAGGGATCCCCTCCCGGCATGACCTCAGACAGCGACAGCACCTCCAGCACCAGCCCGTGCCCCCCACATCCGCCCTGGGGCCGCCCACGAACCCTCTCTCTGGACGCCAAGCTCAGCACACTGAAGGGACGCTCAGGCCAGCTCCCTCCAAGCAGGGCCCCCGGCCCCTCACACTCCAGCTCCAGCTCTTCCAGCAGCGGCAGCCCCACCCCCGAGCCAGAGCGCCCTCCTCGGCCCAAGTTTGACCCTCGCTCATGGCTGCAGTCGCAGGTCTGAGAAGATGGCACAGGCACTTGGAGGGAGACCTGGTGGGCCAGCTCCAGGGTGCGCCtggtccctcccagctgcagggcAATGGACCCCCCCAGCTCCTCCTGGAGACTGCCTTTCCTTGGGACCAGAGGAAGCTTTCCTGGGCACCCGTCTCAGCGTGGATTGGGCACCTGTGCCAGCCGCAGCCCCACCTGGGGGTCAGGCTCCACTTGGAAGTGAATGGCAGGTTGGGGACCTCATGCCCCCTTCCACCTGGGAGGGGACTGAGCCGATGAGACTTGTCTTCAGGGGCAGGAGAGAAGCCCCTTTCCCTGGGAAGAGCCTGGAATTGTTTGCTTTCAGAGAACGGAAGGGTGGAGCAGCCGTGGAAGTAATCCCAAGCAGATGCCAGGAATAGGTCTTTGCCCTTTTGAAAAGGGGCATCTTCTGCACAAGCGGGAGGGAGGTTAACGGCACCTGGAACTGGCCATGGTGGCTCGGCCCCCTACCTTGCTTCCTTCCCAGCGTCCCTTTTTCTGACAATGCCCCCTGAGCTTCAGGGCTTTCTGCCCCTGCAGAGGGGTGAGCGGGGGGGCAAGCAGGTACGTGTGCCCCTTCCCCTCGTGGTCTTTAGCAGGGGGGCAGAGGTGCCATTCCTCCTCACTATGCATTAAAGTTTATTTAACACACCCTTTGCAAAAGGCCTCTGTctactcttctctcccccccccccatgagcaaaCTGCTTGCCACAGCCATCACCTATTTGGGAGGGCAAAATATGGCAGCCaggcagggtggcagcaggggcGTGACAGGAACCATGCAGGAGCCATGCCTTCTGGACACCTTCCCCGCCATCAGCCCCCATCTGGGTGCAAAGGCCAATGCAACGGAGCTTCTGTTCTGGCAGTTGTGGCTACAGGGGGAAATCCTGCCTGAGCTCCCTTGACCCCTGCCCGGTTCGGCCCCACCCACACTGCTCCTAGCTGACTGGCACCTTTCTTGCCCCGCACTGCTGTGTGCTACACCAGCACTGCACCCCATAATCTCACCACCACTGTTTATTAAAGGAGTTGGACCTGGGAGCTGACCTCATTTCCCCAAACCAGTCTGTTGACCTGACCCAGGCTGGCCAGCACCTTATTCATTTGCTAGTCTTGGGTGGTGGCAGTCTGCACATGCTCAACAGAACAAGCTTATCCCTCCGCTTGTACCACCCAGCAATGGCCTACCTTCGTCTTTCCACTGCAAGGGCTCACCCCTGTACCTCCTCGCTTGCTGCTCTGAACAACCACCCAGCTACCCACTCCTTCCCAGCTCAGAGGAACAGCAGGAGCCAGCAGACCAATCTCTGGAGCCCTGCGTGGCATACAGGGAGCTGGGCCTTGTCTGTGGCGGCACAGTGGGTCTGCTGGAGCAGGGAGTCTTCCAGATAGTCCCAGGGgtgaggaggtgtgtgtgtgcgcgcgagTGAGTACAAAGCTGGTGACCTGTTGAAGGagtattttgggggggggtacaGCGAAGTAGTCACAGAtctctccagcaggctcctgcTGTAGGGGGCCATGTCTGGGCTCCAGTAGTGGTGGAGTCTGAGAAATGTGTGGGATGCGGGACTTCTTGCTGGAAGGCAGAGAGTGAGGACCAACCCCCCAAGGGAGAGGAACATGGAAGGGGGTTGATGTGGGACCCAGACTGGTGGAGCTTCGAATGGGGAAGGCCACCCAAGGGCGAGGAGCTTGCTTTGCGCAGATCCAGACGGCTGCAGGGGAGAGAGCCCAGCCTGGTGGGGAACCTCAGGAGAGCCAGAAGGCGGCAATCAGTTGGCTGCAGGGCTGGCACAGGACAATTCCCCAGTTTCCAGTAAGGAGCTGGTGTTCTTTTGAAGGGAAGCAAAGGGGGTCCAGCTAAAGGCTTAGCAGTTGTTTGGGCTTGGACAGAGGGGGGCTGAGCAGTtgcctggggagggggcgggagctGGGCAGGGCCAAGGACGGAGAGGCATGGCTGGTGGGTTTGGATGTTGGCCATTCTGTGAGGTGGTGAGAGCTGGAGGCTGGGGCACTCCTCATCAGGCCAGTAAGCAGGAGGAAAGGGAGAGAGGCGCTGTGTCTGAAGATCTCATCTACAAAAAAATGCTGGGGGAAAATGGGAGATTTGGTGGGAAAGGGACGAAAACCAGTTTCCCAATATTAGCAGGCTTGTCTGTTTCCACGTGGCACCAAGTTTGGGGTCTTGGAAGTGCAACTTGGCTCCtgtggagaggaaggagaagccGCCTTCCCCTCAGCTCCAAGCAGAGGTCTGTTGGAGACCACACTCTCCCTGCTCAGAggctgtgttggggggtgggtggggtgggcaaGCAGATGCCTAGAAGGCCAGGCTGCATCCCTAGACAGGGCCGTGCACTGCctgctctctgccccctcccttcagAACGCAAACCGCAGGACAGAGGTGAGGGCTGGGGGACACACGCATCCTTTGTGTCAAGATCAAAGTGGCACAAGCAGGGTTACATGAAGAACGAACGTGCAGGTACCTCAGTTGGCATTGCCCCACATCGCTGTGGGGTCACCACTCATCAAGGGAGCTGCTGCAACCATGCAGAGGAAGGGGGGCCACAGTTGGGAGAGGACTGCTGCAACATCAGCAGCGATCTCCCTATGAGAAATGAGAGCACAGGCTCCCGCAGCCTCAGGTGGGCCACTGCAGGCTGTGCTTTGGCAAGTGAGCTCAATGATGTCCTAGTCACAAAGGACCACACTGGAGGCTGGATGAGACCACAGCAGCCCTGCTTGTCCAGCACCCCATTTCCCACAGTTACCCCCCAAACAGGAAGCCTGCAAGGAGGAGGGCGACAGCCCTCCCACACCCGGGACTCAGAGCACTTCTGAAGGTGTCCTCCAGCCTCTGGGACTCAGGATGACTCTTCCAAGTCCACCAGATTCTGTGGGTGGCTGTCTGCCACCCAGGGACTAGATGCCTGTGTGCACCCACCACAGCTGTATCCATGGGAGAGAACAATCCAGTTCTTGGGACTGAGAATCAGGTGGCCGCAGGGCAAGTAAGTCGGGGAGTGGAGTGCAGGAGCAGAATAGCACAGCCTGGAAAGAGACCCAGAGGAGGAGGCCAGGCTGAAAGAGGCACAAACTTTCTAAACTTAAAACTG
This genomic interval from Tiliqua scincoides isolate rTilSci1 chromosome 6, rTilSci1.hap2, whole genome shotgun sequence contains the following:
- the RTKN gene encoding rhotekin isoform X1: MQDKLRILEDLNMLYVRQIALSLQGTDIQKKIDHEIRMREGACKLLAACTQRQQALEVAKSLLVCNSRILAYMAELQRMKEVQVMQRMTRRPSDAGPMDDRLPCRGRVCVSDLRIPLMWKDTEYFKHKGDLHRCAVFCLLQLGTEIYDTEMVLVDRTLTDICFESSVLFTEAGPDFELKVELYSAGLEEDSALSSTPKKLASRLSSSLGRSSGKRVRAALEGGVPCSPVSHGGSGPWLLPAPSVPGPKYHLLACTTLHLAHVQDAFRTHDLIVTGNEDSTFWLPLYGSVCCRLAAQPNCMVHQMMCGFLKVQQGEQQSWARLFCLLRGSNLFCYRHPKEAETQEEPALTIAINKETRIRSVEKDPKNRLHSMSVTNHYGGEEVTHTLLAETRAETQRWMEAFWQHFYDMSQWKQCCDELMKVEAPLPRRPAGLLAKQGSLYHEMAIEPGDDIEAVTEILARRVSGLGHPAWLALFEGSPPGMTSDSDSTSSTSPCPPHPPWGRPRTLSLDAKLSTLKGRSGQLPPSRAPGPSHSSSSSSSSGSPTPEPERPPRPKFDPRSWLQSQV
- the RTKN gene encoding rhotekin isoform X3, with product MQDKLRILEDLNMLYVRQIALSLQGTDIQKKIDHEIRMREGACKLLAACTQRQQALEVAKSLLVCNSRILAYMAELQRMKEVQVMQRMTRRPSDAGPMDDRLPCRGRVCVSDLRIPLMWKDTEYFKHKGDLHRCAVFCLLQLGTEIYDTEMVLVDRTLTDICFESSVLFTEAGPDFELKVELYSAGLEEDSALSSTPKKLASRLSSSLGRSSGKRVRAALEGGVPCSPVSHGGSGPWLLPAPSVPGPKYHLLACTTLHLAHVQDAFRTHDLIVTGNEDSTFWLPLYGSVCCRLAAQPNCMVHQMMCGFLKVQQGEQQSWARLFCLLRGSNLFCYRHPKEAETQEEPALTIAINKETRIRSVEKDPKNRLHSMSVTNHYGGEEVTHTLLAETRAETQRWMEAFWQHFYDMSQWKQCCDELMKVEAPLPRRPAGLLAKQGSLYHEMALSGSVGPPSNCEGLLLQDNAVSAEIRALLSSYYSDSY
- the RTKN gene encoding rhotekin isoform X4, coding for MQDKLRILEDLNMLYVRQIALSLQGTDIQKKIDHEIRMREGACKLLAACTQRQQALEVAKSLLVCNSRILAYMAELQRMKEVQVMQRMTRRPSDAGPMDDRLPCRGRVCVSDLRIPLMWKDTEYFKHKGDLHRCAVFCLLQLGTEIYDTEMVLVDRTLTDICFESSVLFTEAGPDFELKVELYSAGLEEDSALSSTPKKLASRLSSSLGRSSGKRVRAALEGGVPCSPVSHGGSGPWLLPAPSVPGPKYHLLACTTLHLAHVQDAFRTHDLIVTGNEDSTFWLPLYGSVCCRLAAQPNCMVHQMMCGFLKVQQGEQQSWARLFCLLRGSNLFCYRHPKEAETQEEPALTIAINKETRIRSVEKDPKNRLHSMSVTNHYGGEEVTHTLLAETRAETQRWMEAFWQHFYDMSQWKQCCDELMKVEAPLPRRPAGLLAKQGSLYHEMALSGSVGPPSNCEGLLLQDNAVSAEIRALLSSYYSDR
- the RTKN gene encoding rhotekin isoform X2; the protein is MENGSEVAKGTDIQKKIDHEIRMREGACKLLAACTQRQQALEVAKSLLVCNSRILAYMAELQRMKEVQVMQRMTRRPSDAGPMDDRLPCRGRVCVSDLRIPLMWKDTEYFKHKGDLHRCAVFCLLQLGTEIYDTEMVLVDRTLTDICFESSVLFTEAGPDFELKVELYSAGLEEDSALSSTPKKLASRLSSSLGRSSGKRVRAALEGGVPCSPVSHGGSGPWLLPAPSVPGPKYHLLACTTLHLAHVQDAFRTHDLIVTGNEDSTFWLPLYGSVCCRLAAQPNCMVHQMMCGFLKVQQGEQQSWARLFCLLRGSNLFCYRHPKEAETQEEPALTIAINKETRIRSVEKDPKNRLHSMSVTNHYGGEEVTHTLLAETRAETQRWMEAFWQHFYDMSQWKQCCDELMKVEAPLPRRPAGLLAKQGSLYHEMAIEPGDDIEAVTEILARRVSGLGHPAWLALFEGSPPGMTSDSDSTSSTSPCPPHPPWGRPRTLSLDAKLSTLKGRSGQLPPSRAPGPSHSSSSSSSSGSPTPEPERPPRPKFDPRSWLQSQV